A portion of the Simkania negevensis Z genome contains these proteins:
- a CDS encoding hemolysin family protein, with translation MTLALIIVLMLLIIGSAVLSASETALFSLSSMRVRAYRYGNDPRGKLISKLLSEPRKLLVTILMLNVLMNILVQNVVSGLFGTFSSWLFTVGLPLALTLIFGEVIPKTIAYPMNNWIAYRVAPFIRIMEWIVKPVRDVITFLTSGISRFFFFFLKHEKEISIEELKYALRTSKETGTVSQEEATLVRGYLNLEEDLVKELMCPRGEVLFFDINEPLSKLVHLFVDEECTRIPVCNRSLENILGVMTSGSFFLHQSRIKTAHDLVPFLRKPFFIPESTLCRSALKQCYEKEETMMIVVDEYGSISGLLTLEDLVETVIGQIADRRDQKSHYSQSSQDIVIASGKLELTEFEEIFDYHLESPNNMATIGGWLTEELGDIPKSGTKYQTRDFLFHVLSSDVNRVRRVYIRRLRHGKKKSKEKKDDG, from the coding sequence GTGACTCTTGCTTTAATCATCGTTCTCATGTTGCTGATTATTGGATCTGCAGTTTTGTCAGCGTCAGAGACGGCTCTTTTTTCCCTCTCTTCGATGAGAGTGCGTGCGTACCGTTATGGAAATGATCCTCGTGGAAAACTGATTAGCAAACTTTTATCTGAGCCGCGCAAATTACTCGTGACGATTTTGATGCTGAATGTGCTCATGAACATTCTCGTTCAAAACGTCGTTTCAGGTCTTTTTGGGACGTTTTCGAGTTGGCTCTTTACAGTGGGCCTCCCTCTTGCTCTTACGTTGATTTTCGGGGAAGTGATTCCGAAAACGATTGCTTATCCTATGAACAATTGGATTGCCTATCGTGTTGCGCCCTTTATTCGGATCATGGAGTGGATTGTCAAACCTGTCCGTGACGTGATTACTTTTTTAACGAGTGGGATTTCTCGTTTTTTCTTTTTCTTTTTAAAGCATGAAAAAGAGATTTCGATTGAGGAGCTCAAGTACGCCTTGAGGACTTCCAAAGAGACAGGAACGGTTTCTCAAGAAGAAGCGACCCTTGTGCGCGGGTATCTCAATCTCGAAGAAGATTTAGTGAAAGAACTGATGTGTCCTCGAGGAGAGGTTCTCTTTTTTGATATCAACGAGCCTCTTTCGAAATTGGTCCATCTCTTTGTCGATGAAGAGTGCACCCGGATTCCAGTTTGTAACCGTTCGCTAGAAAATATTCTTGGGGTGATGACAAGCGGTAGTTTTTTCCTGCACCAAAGCCGGATCAAAACAGCGCACGATTTAGTCCCTTTTTTACGCAAACCTTTTTTTATTCCCGAATCGACTTTGTGCCGCTCTGCTTTAAAACAGTGTTATGAAAAAGAAGAGACGATGATGATCGTAGTTGATGAATATGGCTCAATCTCAGGTCTACTGACATTGGAAGATCTCGTGGAAACTGTGATCGGACAAATCGCTGATCGACGGGATCAAAAAAGTCACTACAGCCAGTCATCGCAGGATATTGTCATTGCGAGTGGAAAGTTGGAACTGACCGAGTTTGAAGAAATTTTCGATTACCACTTAGAAAGCCCAAATAACATGGCGACAATCGGTGGGTGGTTGACAGAGGAATTGGGCGATATCCCTAAGAGTGGGACCAAGTACCAAACACGGGACTTTTTATTTCACGTTCTGTCATCTGATGTGAATCGGGTCAGGCGTGTCTACATCCGCCGTCTGCGGCATGGAAAGAAAAAGTCAAAGGAGAAGAAAGACGATGGCTAA
- the dcd gene encoding dCTP deaminase produces the protein MTLKSDKWIRKMALEEGMIEPFVEGQVRMVENEKIVSYGLSSYGYDLRVGPQFKVFTNVYNSIVDPKNFHEDAFVDIEADTCIIPPNSFALAVSVEYFRIPRNILTLCIGKSTYARCGIIVNVTPFEPEWEGFVTIEISNTTPLPAKIYANEGIAQVLFLEANQVCETSYADRKGKYMKQVGITVPVI, from the coding sequence ATGACGTTAAAATCAGACAAGTGGATTCGCAAAATGGCTCTAGAAGAAGGGATGATTGAACCTTTCGTCGAAGGTCAAGTGCGCATGGTCGAGAATGAAAAAATTGTAAGTTATGGTCTCTCGAGTTACGGGTATGATCTTCGTGTAGGTCCTCAGTTTAAGGTCTTCACAAATGTGTACAATTCAATTGTGGATCCAAAGAATTTTCACGAAGATGCGTTTGTTGACATTGAAGCAGATACTTGCATCATTCCTCCAAATTCATTTGCCTTAGCAGTGAGCGTTGAGTACTTCCGCATTCCTCGTAATATTTTGACCCTCTGTATTGGAAAGTCGACTTATGCACGTTGCGGAATCATTGTCAATGTGACCCCATTTGAACCCGAATGGGAGGGGTTTGTGACAATCGAGATTTCAAATACAACACCTCTTCCTGCAAAGATTTATGCTAACGAAGGGATTGCGCAAGTGCTCTTTTTAGAAGCGAATCAAGTTTGCGAAACTTCTTATGCAGATCGTAAAGGGAAATACATGAAGCAAGTGGGAATCACAGTTCCTGTGATTTAG
- the ruvB gene encoding Holliday junction branch migration DNA helicase RuvB produces the protein MNQSFIQSSWAQRDQKLEKQLRPLTLKEFIGQEQVRERLDVFVGAAKKRKEPLGHALFYGPPGLGKTTLGYIISQEMGTNLVVTSGPSIEKPADLAGILTNLGEGDILFIDEIHRLSRNVEEYLYPAMEDFSLDLLLDSGPQSRTVQVKLNRFTLIGATTRIGLLSSPLRSRFGFTSRLDYYAPELLADILERSSKILTVNINRESIMEIALRSRGTPRTANNLLKWVRDYAQMRTDNRLDKVSTRTALEMLDIDFRGLNEMDKRFLQHIIEHHKGGPVGIGTIAAAVGEEASSLEEVNEPFLIMQGFLKRTPRGREATQMAFQHFGRSYQPKEGADE, from the coding sequence ATGAATCAGTCATTTATTCAATCTTCGTGGGCCCAACGCGACCAAAAGCTAGAAAAACAACTCCGCCCCCTAACACTCAAAGAGTTTATTGGACAAGAGCAAGTCCGCGAAAGACTCGATGTTTTCGTCGGTGCCGCTAAAAAGAGAAAAGAGCCCCTTGGACACGCCCTTTTCTACGGTCCCCCAGGACTTGGAAAAACAACACTCGGCTACATCATTTCACAAGAAATGGGCACGAATCTCGTTGTCACATCTGGCCCCTCGATCGAAAAACCCGCTGATTTGGCAGGAATTTTAACCAACCTCGGTGAAGGAGACATTCTCTTCATCGATGAGATCCACCGTTTAAGCCGAAATGTCGAAGAGTATCTCTATCCCGCAATGGAAGACTTTTCCCTTGATCTACTCCTTGACTCTGGTCCTCAATCGCGCACTGTTCAAGTCAAACTTAACCGGTTCACCCTCATTGGAGCCACTACTCGGATTGGTCTGCTTAGTAGTCCCCTCCGCTCTCGCTTTGGATTTACCAGCCGTCTCGACTACTATGCTCCAGAACTTCTCGCTGACATCCTTGAACGCTCTTCAAAAATTTTAACGGTCAACATCAATCGCGAATCGATCATGGAAATTGCCCTCCGCTCCCGAGGTACCCCACGCACCGCCAACAACCTCCTTAAGTGGGTTCGCGATTACGCTCAAATGCGCACCGATAACCGTCTCGATAAAGTCTCGACACGCACTGCCTTAGAAATGCTCGACATCGATTTCCGTGGACTGAACGAAATGGATAAACGTTTTCTTCAGCACATCATTGAACATCACAAAGGAGGCCCCGTTGGGATCGGCACCATAGCTGCTGCCGTCGGTGAAGAAGCCTCATCCCTTGAAGAAGTGAACGAACCCTTTCTCATCATGCAAGGGTTTCTCAAACGGACCCCTCGCGGACGCGAAGCAACCCAGATGG